The Chitinophaga sp. H8 genome contains a region encoding:
- a CDS encoding hybrid sensor histidine kinase/response regulator produces MQPKRIKYYLLGLFVAGMILFIVLQFNSANNIQKLISGNEQLLQQLNVKNELLKLQTNMAKTDSKVRGTVISQDTLQITGIEAEIAIIKADLFTINKMARTDNTEKLLNQLGYLVEEKNNFNVQVLDTFYNKGKWAAEKFINNEKGKRLTEAITGILHQLDTTRQAEVNRATHIVDTSGQSALRWGTVLVCFACLSSLLAFLYIISRIHKQEQLIDALDESRTKERTLASVKEQFLANMSHEIRTPMNAVLGFTHLLKVQPLNQQSKEYVNAIENAGENLLDIINDILDISKIESGMMRIEATSFSIRGLLHSLHTMFKPKALEKQLELTIKADDQVPDILFGDATRLTQVLVNLINNAIKFTNSGTVSIQVSKSWQQDNAVRLLFTITDTGIGIAADKLPTIFDRFNQGETDTTRKYGGTGLGLTIVKQLVELQNGFIAVESRPDKGTTFKVELPYTISDLVPENGDLFSPEGKLLPFHADVHLLVAEDNRLNQQLLQHLLESWQLHFQLVNNGKDALAALSKRHFDLVLMDIQMPEMDGYTTAQKIRTTLNSNVPIIAMTAHAMKGEREKCLQYGMNEYIAKPIREEELYRMIQVFTGHNGMPELAAYAHTLTENTTQLINLQYLKQLSKGDQAFERTMLEQFVTQLPEDLAVLKKAIQEDNIPGIQSTAHNIKTTVAFIGLESLLYPVLEQLENADPVSHHAGETTDQFNQLKQQCLQAIREAMNILL; encoded by the coding sequence ATGCAGCCTAAAAGGATTAAATATTATTTACTTGGTCTGTTCGTTGCAGGTATGATACTGTTTATTGTATTACAATTTAATTCGGCCAATAACATCCAAAAACTCATCTCCGGAAATGAACAATTACTGCAACAGCTGAACGTAAAAAATGAGTTGCTGAAACTGCAGACCAACATGGCCAAAACAGACAGTAAAGTACGCGGTACTGTCATCTCCCAGGATACACTTCAGATAACCGGTATTGAAGCTGAGATTGCTATTATCAAGGCAGACCTCTTTACCATTAATAAAATGGCCCGTACCGACAATACGGAAAAACTACTGAATCAACTGGGGTACCTGGTAGAAGAAAAAAACAACTTTAACGTACAGGTGCTGGACACTTTCTATAATAAGGGGAAATGGGCCGCCGAAAAATTCATCAATAACGAGAAAGGTAAACGGCTCACGGAAGCTATCACCGGTATCCTCCACCAGCTGGATACCACCCGACAGGCAGAAGTAAACCGGGCTACGCATATCGTAGATACCAGCGGGCAAAGTGCCCTCCGCTGGGGAACAGTGCTGGTATGCTTTGCCTGCCTGTCCAGCCTCCTCGCCTTTCTGTATATTATCAGCCGTATCCACAAACAGGAGCAACTGATTGATGCGCTTGATGAATCCCGGACAAAAGAAAGAACCCTGGCCAGCGTTAAAGAGCAATTTCTGGCCAATATGAGCCATGAAATACGTACTCCTATGAATGCAGTTCTGGGGTTCACCCACCTGCTCAAAGTACAGCCGCTCAATCAGCAATCAAAAGAATATGTGAATGCTATTGAGAATGCCGGAGAAAACCTGCTGGACATCATTAATGATATTCTGGACATTTCCAAGATAGAATCCGGCATGATGCGTATTGAAGCTACCTCCTTCAGTATCCGCGGCCTGCTTCACTCCCTGCATACCATGTTTAAGCCTAAGGCACTGGAAAAACAACTGGAGCTTACGATCAAAGCGGATGACCAGGTGCCCGATATCCTGTTTGGTGATGCCACCCGCCTGACGCAGGTGCTGGTCAACCTGATAAATAATGCGATCAAGTTTACCAACAGCGGCACAGTAAGCATCCAGGTCAGTAAAAGCTGGCAGCAGGACAATGCCGTGCGGCTGCTTTTCACTATTACAGACACTGGTATAGGCATTGCGGCAGATAAGCTGCCCACTATCTTTGACCGGTTTAATCAGGGAGAAACAGACACCACCCGCAAATATGGTGGTACGGGTCTGGGGCTTACCATTGTAAAACAACTGGTAGAATTACAAAACGGATTTATTGCAGTGGAAAGCCGGCCGGATAAGGGTACTACCTTTAAAGTAGAACTCCCCTATACTATCAGCGATCTGGTTCCTGAAAACGGGGATCTGTTTTCTCCGGAAGGCAAGCTGCTGCCATTTCATGCCGATGTACACCTGCTGGTAGCAGAGGATAACCGCTTAAATCAGCAGCTCCTGCAACATTTGCTGGAAAGCTGGCAACTGCATTTTCAACTGGTGAACAATGGTAAAGATGCGCTGGCTGCACTGAGCAAACGTCATTTCGACCTGGTATTAATGGATATTCAGATGCCGGAAATGGATGGATATACCACCGCACAAAAGATCAGGACAACATTAAATTCCAATGTACCCATTATTGCGATGACAGCGCATGCCATGAAAGGAGAACGTGAAAAATGCCTGCAATACGGGATGAACGAATATATTGCCAAACCTATCCGGGAAGAAGAACTCTACCGTATGATCCAGGTATTTACCGGCCACAACGGTATGCCGGAATTAGCGGCCTACGCTCATACCTTAACAGAAAACACCACCCAGCTGATCAACCTGCAGTACTTAAAACAACTTTCCAAAGGTGATCAGGCATTTGAACGTACCATGCTGGAGCAATTTGTTACCCAATTGCCGGAGGACCTTGCTGTATTGAAAAAAGCGATCCAGGAAGACAATATACCTGGTATACAAAGTACGGCCCACAATATCAAAACCACGGTAGCTTTTATAGGGCTGGAATCCCTGTTGTATCCGGTATTGGAGCAACTTGAAAATGCAGACCCTGTAAGTCATCACGCCGGTGAAACAACCGATCAGTTCAACCAGCTTAAACAGCAATGTCTGCAAGCCATCCGGGAAGCCATGAATATACTATTGTAG
- a CDS encoding LytR/AlgR family response regulator transcription factor, with protein sequence MNCLIVDDNKMARTAMKQLASHVTHLHVTGECSSAMEAYNLLQKEKIDLLLLDIEMPGMSGLELTRNLGKKRPLIIFTTVKKDYAVEAFELNVADYLIKPVSPARFIQAIEKAREIADSNNRELQVSDNEFVFIRDNGILKRINTADILFMEAMGDYVKLYTGQKFHAIHTTLKSLEEKLSASHFMRVHRSYIVALDKIEAIEDGTIIIQKNAIPVADAYRAALNSRLNLL encoded by the coding sequence ATGAACTGTCTGATCGTTGATGATAATAAAATGGCCCGCACGGCTATGAAACAGTTGGCCAGCCATGTAACACATTTGCATGTAACCGGCGAATGCAGCAGTGCAATGGAGGCTTACAATCTGCTTCAAAAAGAGAAGATAGATCTACTGTTGCTTGATATTGAAATGCCGGGTATGAGTGGGCTTGAATTGACCCGTAACCTGGGTAAAAAAAGGCCGCTCATTATCTTCACGACTGTTAAAAAAGACTATGCCGTGGAAGCCTTTGAATTAAATGTGGCCGACTACCTGATAAAACCGGTAAGTCCTGCACGGTTCATACAGGCTATTGAAAAAGCAAGGGAAATAGCAGACAGCAACAACCGGGAACTTCAGGTATCGGACAATGAATTTGTATTTATAAGGGATAATGGCATCCTGAAAAGAATAAATACCGCCGATATTTTATTTATGGAAGCCATGGGCGATTATGTCAAGTTATACACCGGTCAGAAATTTCACGCGATACATACTACTTTAAAATCCCTGGAAGAAAAACTGTCTGCTTCCCATTTTATGCGGGTACACCGTTCTTATATAGTGGCGCTGGACAAAATAGAAGCCATAGAAGATGGTACCATCATTATTCAAAAAAATGCGATACCGGTAGCAGATGCTTACCGTGCAGCCCTGAACAGCCGGCTGAATCTCCTGTAA
- a CDS encoding tetratricopeptide repeat protein — protein sequence MKKLFVSFLFCSAGFVAVAQRAKVSSAEDYLGKKELEKAKADIDAALQNDKTKNDAKTWYVKGKVMEEMATKNKSVADALESFDAYKKALEIDPKMKEAMLEMNQRMFNLYATVGNAGYGNLNEQKWDSSFENFKKATEIAEFYNSKNLGGSIPTDTSMTFYTGYAAQQANKKDDALTYLKKAADLQFKGEPALYVILAQAYEEKGDNANWLKTIEQGKTMFPKDKRFNDMEMIYYSKTGKTAELLGMLEKKMAENPNDAATVLDYAIRVDNMANPRDEKGEDQPKPANYDELMNKAEAAYKKAVELNGNDATANFQLGALYFNRAVGFNKELNSMDSKQQSSPKAKELQGKVDNLMGIALPYFEKADAGFTAKASSLEPGDRQTYESCLYALQKIYAIKNQTAKVEEVKKKLDGLK from the coding sequence ATGAAAAAACTATTTGTATCGTTTCTCTTTTGCAGCGCTGGCTTCGTAGCAGTAGCCCAGCGGGCGAAAGTGAGCAGTGCAGAAGATTATCTGGGTAAAAAGGAACTGGAAAAGGCCAAGGCGGATATTGATGCAGCATTGCAGAACGACAAGACGAAGAACGACGCCAAAACCTGGTACGTTAAGGGGAAGGTCATGGAAGAAATGGCCACCAAGAACAAAAGCGTGGCAGATGCCCTGGAATCATTTGATGCTTACAAGAAAGCATTGGAAATAGATCCTAAAATGAAGGAAGCCATGCTGGAAATGAACCAGCGTATGTTTAACCTGTATGCTACCGTTGGCAATGCAGGCTATGGCAACCTGAATGAACAAAAATGGGATTCTTCCTTTGAGAACTTCAAAAAAGCTACAGAGATTGCTGAATTCTATAACAGCAAAAACCTGGGCGGCAGTATTCCTACAGATACTTCCATGACTTTCTATACCGGTTACGCTGCACAGCAGGCCAATAAGAAAGATGATGCCCTGACTTACCTGAAAAAAGCTGCCGACCTGCAGTTTAAAGGGGAGCCTGCTTTGTATGTAATCCTGGCACAGGCGTATGAAGAAAAAGGTGATAATGCCAACTGGCTGAAAACCATCGAGCAAGGGAAGACCATGTTCCCTAAGGACAAGCGTTTTAACGATATGGAGATGATTTACTACTCCAAAACCGGTAAAACAGCTGAGTTGTTAGGTATGCTGGAAAAGAAAATGGCTGAAAATCCAAATGATGCTGCTACCGTTCTTGACTATGCTATCCGCGTTGATAATATGGCTAATCCCCGTGATGAAAAAGGCGAGGACCAACCTAAACCGGCTAACTACGATGAGCTGATGAATAAAGCAGAAGCTGCTTATAAAAAAGCAGTTGAGCTGAATGGTAATGATGCTACCGCCAACTTCCAGTTAGGTGCACTTTACTTTAACCGTGCAGTAGGTTTCAATAAAGAACTGAATAGCATGGACAGCAAACAGCAAAGCTCTCCCAAAGCAAAAGAACTGCAAGGTAAAGTGGATAACCTGATGGGTATTGCATTGCCTTATTTTGAGAAGGCAGATGCTGGTTTTACTGCTAAAGCAAGCAGCCTGGAACCAGGTGACAGACAAACTTATGAAAGCTGCCTGTATGCACTGCAGAAGATCTATGCGATCAAAAATCAGACTGCGAAAGTAGAAGAAGTGAAAAAGAAACTGGATGGTCTGAAATAA
- a CDS encoding efflux RND transporter permease subunit yields MLDKIIHFSIKNKLIIGIFTLALVVWGVFSLTRLPVDAVPDITNNQVQVITLSPSLAAQEVERLITFPVEQTMAVIPELQEIRSISRFGLSVVTIVFHDDIDIYWARQQVNEKLGEAKSSIPPGIGMPEMSPISSGLGEIYQYVVHPQKGFEKKYDARELRTIQDWYIRRQLLGTPGIAEVNSFGGLLKQYVVALNPDKLRSYNFSITDVFTALQRNNQNTGGAYIDKKPNAYFIRSEGLIGDLRDIENIVVKSTPQGIPVLVRDVATVQIGEAPRYGALTRNADGEAVGGIVMMLKGKNANEVVANVKARIAEIQKTLPEGVVIEPFLDRSEFVGRAIGTVEKNLIEGALIVIFVLVLFLGNWRAGLIVASVIPLSMLFAIAMMRLFGVSGNLMSLGAIDFGLIVDGAVIIVEATLHHLVYKRGKPGMARLSQEEMDAEVYDSASKIRSTAAFGEIIILIVYLPILALVGIEGKMFKPMAQTVSFAILGAFILSLTYVPMISALFLDKNIRNKTTFSDRMMAFFQRLYDPLIQGALRIKGWIIGIAVVLFVIALLVFNRLGGEFIPTLDEGDFAVETRLLTGSSLSETIDKITLASDILIKNFPEVKEVIGKIGSAEIPTDPMPMEACDLTILLKPKKEWTSAGNREELANKMQEALEAIPGVNFGFSQPIQLRFNELISGVRQDVGIKIFGEDLGTLASLAEKIGGIVSSTNGAKDLYVEQIGGLSQIVVSVDRARIAEYGLDVETINQAINTAFAGQSAGLVYEGEKRFDLVVRLGHESRQAIEDVQHLFITAPNGNQVPLQQLAKVEMAIGPNQIQREDAKRRIIVGFNVRGRDIASVVQDIEKKIGQQVKMPEGYFIRYGGQFENLKEANARLSVAVPAALLLIFALLYFTFHSVKQSLLIFTAIPMAAIGGVFALLLRGMPFSISAGVGFIALFGVAVLNGIVLIGEFNRLKQDGISSLRDIVLKGTATRLRPVLMTACVASLGFLPMALATSAGAEVQRPLATVVIGGLITSTLLTLLVLPCLYIYFEKFANRKGGTDVLQTNDHPKQDL; encoded by the coding sequence ATGCTGGATAAGATCATTCACTTTTCCATAAAGAACAAGTTAATCATAGGCATTTTCACGTTGGCGCTGGTCGTGTGGGGTGTATTCTCGCTCACCCGCCTGCCTGTGGATGCAGTACCTGATATAACGAATAACCAGGTACAGGTAATTACGCTGTCGCCCTCCCTGGCAGCGCAGGAAGTAGAACGGCTGATCACTTTTCCGGTAGAACAAACAATGGCAGTGATACCTGAATTGCAGGAAATACGCTCTATTTCCCGGTTTGGATTATCAGTAGTTACCATCGTCTTTCATGATGACATAGATATATACTGGGCACGTCAGCAGGTAAATGAAAAGCTGGGAGAAGCAAAAAGCAGCATTCCTCCCGGTATTGGTATGCCGGAGATGTCACCTATCTCCAGCGGGCTGGGAGAAATTTATCAATACGTGGTACATCCGCAGAAAGGGTTCGAAAAGAAATACGACGCACGTGAGTTAAGGACTATTCAGGACTGGTATATACGGCGGCAACTCTTAGGTACGCCGGGCATTGCAGAGGTAAACAGCTTTGGTGGCTTGCTGAAACAATATGTGGTGGCATTGAATCCGGATAAATTACGTAGTTATAACTTTAGCATTACTGATGTATTTACGGCATTACAGCGCAATAACCAGAATACCGGTGGTGCCTATATTGATAAAAAGCCTAATGCCTATTTTATCCGGAGTGAAGGATTGATTGGTGATCTCCGGGATATTGAGAACATCGTAGTCAAGAGCACTCCCCAGGGGATTCCTGTGCTGGTACGGGATGTGGCTACCGTGCAGATCGGAGAAGCCCCCCGTTATGGCGCCCTTACCCGTAACGCGGATGGTGAGGCAGTAGGTGGGATTGTAATGATGCTCAAAGGTAAAAATGCCAATGAGGTAGTGGCAAATGTGAAAGCACGTATAGCAGAAATTCAGAAAACGCTGCCGGAAGGTGTTGTAATAGAGCCCTTTCTTGATAGAAGTGAATTTGTAGGGCGGGCAATTGGTACCGTAGAAAAGAACCTGATAGAAGGCGCATTGATCGTAATATTTGTGCTGGTACTGTTTTTGGGCAACTGGCGTGCAGGGCTGATTGTTGCTTCGGTGATCCCCTTATCCATGCTGTTTGCCATTGCCATGATGCGGCTCTTTGGCGTGTCGGGCAACCTGATGAGCCTGGGAGCAATTGACTTTGGGCTAATTGTGGATGGTGCAGTGATCATTGTGGAAGCCACTTTACATCACCTGGTATATAAAAGAGGTAAGCCGGGTATGGCGCGCCTGTCGCAGGAGGAAATGGATGCAGAAGTGTATGATTCCGCCAGCAAGATAAGGAGCACTGCTGCCTTCGGAGAGATCATTATATTGATCGTTTATCTGCCCATTCTGGCCCTTGTAGGGATCGAAGGGAAGATGTTCAAGCCCATGGCTCAAACGGTATCCTTTGCCATCCTGGGGGCATTTATTCTTTCGCTTACCTATGTACCAATGATATCTGCCTTGTTTCTGGACAAAAACATCCGGAATAAAACCACTTTCTCAGATAGGATGATGGCATTCTTTCAGCGGTTGTACGACCCGTTGATACAGGGAGCATTGAGAATAAAAGGCTGGATAATAGGAATAGCCGTAGTGCTATTTGTAATAGCACTATTGGTGTTTAACCGGTTGGGAGGAGAGTTTATTCCTACGCTGGATGAAGGGGATTTTGCAGTAGAAACCCGATTGCTGACAGGAAGCTCTTTGTCGGAAACAATTGATAAGATCACGCTGGCATCAGATATATTGATCAAAAATTTCCCGGAAGTAAAAGAGGTAATTGGTAAGATCGGGTCGGCTGAGATACCCACAGATCCTATGCCGATGGAAGCCTGCGATCTGACAATCCTGTTAAAGCCGAAAAAAGAATGGACCAGTGCCGGGAATCGCGAAGAGCTGGCCAATAAGATGCAGGAAGCGCTGGAGGCTATACCGGGTGTTAATTTCGGTTTTTCCCAACCTATACAGTTAAGGTTTAATGAACTGATCTCTGGTGTAAGGCAGGATGTCGGGATTAAGATATTTGGAGAGGATCTGGGCACACTGGCCTCATTGGCAGAAAAGATAGGAGGTATTGTAAGCAGCACGAATGGTGCAAAAGACCTGTATGTGGAGCAGATAGGGGGGCTTTCGCAAATTGTGGTATCAGTAGATCGTGCCAGGATTGCAGAATACGGGTTGGATGTAGAAACGATCAATCAGGCGATCAATACAGCATTTGCCGGACAGAGTGCAGGACTGGTATATGAAGGGGAAAAGCGTTTTGACCTGGTGGTCCGGCTGGGACATGAAAGCCGGCAGGCCATTGAGGACGTACAACACCTGTTTATTACTGCCCCTAATGGTAACCAGGTGCCCCTACAACAGCTGGCCAAAGTGGAGATGGCTATCGGGCCAAATCAGATTCAACGGGAAGACGCGAAACGGAGAATTATCGTAGGCTTCAACGTGCGGGGAAGAGATATTGCCAGTGTAGTACAAGATATAGAAAAGAAAATCGGACAGCAGGTAAAAATGCCGGAAGGTTATTTTATCCGTTATGGAGGACAGTTTGAGAATCTGAAAGAGGCCAATGCCCGCTTGTCTGTCGCTGTGCCGGCCGCTTTACTGTTAATATTTGCCTTATTGTATTTCACCTTCCATTCTGTAAAACAATCCCTGCTCATCTTTACCGCCATTCCTATGGCTGCCATTGGTGGTGTATTTGCTTTACTGCTAAGGGGGATGCCTTTCAGTATCTCCGCAGGCGTAGGTTTTATTGCCTTGTTTGGTGTGGCAGTATTAAACGGCATTGTATTGATCGGGGAGTTTAACCGTTTAAAACAGGATGGTATTAGCAGTTTGAGGGACATTGTATTAAAAGGAACGGCTACACGTTTGAGGCCGGTGCTGATGACAGCCTGCGTAGCTTCCCTGGGTTTCCTGCCAATGGCGCTGGCTACCAGTGCGGGAGCGGAAGTGCAACGGCCACTGGCTACTGTAGTGATTGGCGGTTTGATCACCTCCACCTTGCTTACTTTGCTGGTGTTGCCCTGTCTGTATATTTATTTTGAAAAGTTTGCAAACAGGAAAGGAGGAACAGACGTTTTGCAGACAAATGATCACCCCAAACAGGATCTTTAA
- a CDS encoding DUF6660 family protein translates to MKWFVYIFSFYILALACIPCSDHAVADVQTTVQSTIEVPHTDQDRHMDFCSPLCVCSCCSVQITPLKSTVYNFADQRLLMTYALVAVNPPAAIADNIWQPPQLV, encoded by the coding sequence ATGAAATGGTTCGTTTACATATTCAGCTTTTATATACTGGCACTGGCCTGCATTCCCTGCAGTGATCACGCAGTAGCTGATGTGCAAACTACTGTTCAATCTACTATAGAAGTACCTCATACCGATCAGGATCGTCATATGGATTTTTGTTCCCCGCTATGTGTGTGCTCGTGTTGCAGTGTACAGATCACCCCACTTAAAAGTACCGTATACAATTTTGCAGATCAGCGTTTGCTGATGACTTACGCTTTAGTTGCTGTTAATCCGCCCGCTGCTATTGCGGATAATATCTGGCAACCTCCACAACTGGTTTAA
- a CDS encoding sensor histidine kinase: MNIAVYIVIGTLITVLLVIGVIVIVLLYQRKVFQYQIDLQKMQEEQQKQLLQASIESQEKERKSIASDLHDEIGATLSAVRLLLHQLQQGSPEQNSAIGKNAKILLDEVIQKVRQISHQLQPEMLKDFGLDGAFRQLASKITKAGVDMQYYAPQAVPRLAEDQELSVYRIVIELVNNTLKHAGAKRLQLTVTNESGGLKVKLENDGKSFSQVDFEHLKHSPDGLGLKNIQSRVNILKATIAFKPVANEGGTQTTLEIPMTA; the protein is encoded by the coding sequence ATGAATATCGCTGTTTATATCGTTATTGGTACGTTAATTACTGTTCTCCTTGTCATTGGTGTTATTGTAATCGTACTGCTATACCAACGTAAAGTATTTCAATACCAGATTGATCTGCAAAAGATGCAGGAGGAGCAGCAAAAACAACTGTTGCAGGCTAGTATAGAATCACAGGAAAAAGAGCGGAAGAGTATTGCCAGCGACCTCCATGATGAAATCGGAGCTACCCTTTCTGCAGTAAGGCTGTTGTTGCATCAGCTTCAGCAGGGAAGCCCTGAGCAAAACAGTGCGATAGGTAAAAACGCAAAGATATTACTGGATGAAGTGATTCAGAAAGTAAGGCAGATTTCTCATCAGTTACAGCCGGAGATGCTAAAGGATTTTGGACTGGATGGTGCTTTCCGTCAGCTGGCCAGCAAAATAACCAAAGCCGGGGTGGATATGCAGTATTATGCTCCCCAGGCTGTTCCCCGCCTGGCCGAAGATCAGGAACTTTCCGTTTACCGTATTGTAATAGAGTTGGTGAATAATACACTTAAACATGCAGGGGCCAAACGCTTGCAGCTCACGGTCACCAATGAATCCGGCGGGTTGAAGGTAAAACTGGAAAATGATGGCAAAAGTTTCAGCCAGGTAGACTTTGAGCACCTGAAACATAGTCCTGATGGCCTGGGCCTGAAGAATATACAAAGCAGGGTGAACATTCTTAAAGCTACGATTGCCTTTAAGCCGGTGGCTAATGAAGGGGGCACCCAAACCACCCTTGAAATCCCGATGACAGCATAG
- a CDS encoding TolC family protein produces the protein MYIRILLLLLPFGAMAQSLPLTMDKAVEMALQQNKGLQSAATQVEYYRYLTKTAGEVAKTDVSLQYGQYNSYVKNDNHFAISQALPFPTVFGARKQLSKAQEEKAVWFKANTQNELVYQVKQVYMQLLHQKEQKRLLLHQDSLFTTFARSAELRYRTGESRMLEKVAAEGRLNEVKNQLKQQEADAAIFTARLQALLMTNDIPELTESGIPEQNITITADTGVIKNNPYLEYLRQDVSIAEKQKQLLNASIMPDITLGYFNLSLIGTPVDAAGVKMATGSNRFQGFQVGVALPLWLGPMKARVRAEEKQRQAASLNYDNGRTLLKGEYQQAIEQYIKQQHNLSYYKGTALPNAELILTQSQLAYSKGEISYAEHFINMEQVLNIRQGYLQTLLDAKLAALYIDFLQGNH, from the coding sequence ATGTATATCAGGATATTATTGCTCTTATTGCCTTTTGGTGCAATGGCCCAGTCGCTTCCATTAACAATGGATAAGGCGGTGGAAATGGCGTTACAGCAAAATAAGGGCTTGCAATCTGCCGCAACGCAGGTGGAGTATTACCGGTACCTGACCAAAACAGCTGGTGAGGTAGCTAAAACGGATGTGTCATTACAATATGGTCAGTATAACAGTTATGTGAAGAACGATAACCATTTTGCTATCAGCCAGGCGCTTCCTTTTCCCACTGTATTTGGGGCCCGTAAGCAGTTGAGTAAGGCACAGGAAGAAAAAGCAGTTTGGTTCAAAGCTAATACACAGAATGAACTGGTATACCAGGTGAAACAGGTGTATATGCAATTGCTGCATCAGAAAGAACAAAAGCGGCTGCTACTGCATCAGGACAGCCTCTTTACTACATTTGCACGGAGCGCAGAGCTGCGGTACCGTACTGGTGAAAGCCGCATGTTGGAAAAAGTAGCTGCAGAAGGCCGGTTGAATGAAGTGAAGAATCAGTTGAAGCAGCAGGAAGCAGATGCTGCTATTTTTACAGCCCGCCTGCAGGCGCTGCTGATGACAAATGATATCCCGGAGCTTACTGAATCCGGTATTCCCGAACAAAATATCACCATTACTGCAGATACAGGAGTGATAAAAAATAATCCTTATCTGGAATACTTACGACAGGATGTTTCCATTGCAGAAAAACAGAAGCAACTCCTGAACGCCAGTATTATGCCAGACATTACATTGGGGTATTTTAACCTTTCGCTGATAGGTACTCCTGTAGATGCCGCCGGTGTAAAAATGGCTACTGGCAGCAACCGTTTTCAGGGCTTTCAGGTAGGAGTGGCATTGCCTTTATGGTTAGGCCCAATGAAAGCCAGGGTGCGGGCAGAAGAAAAGCAACGCCAGGCAGCCAGCCTGAACTATGATAACGGCAGGACATTGCTGAAGGGGGAATATCAGCAGGCAATTGAGCAGTATATTAAACAACAGCATAACCTGTCTTATTATAAAGGCACCGCCTTACCCAATGCGGAATTAATCCTTACGCAGTCGCAATTGGCTTATAGTAAAGGGGAGATAAGTTATGCGGAGCATTTTATTAATATGGAGCAGGTACTGAATATCCGGCAGGGTTATTTGCAGACATTGTTGGATGCAAAGCTGGCTGCTTTATACATTGACTTTTTACAAGGTAATCACTAA